In the genome of Pempheris klunzingeri isolate RE-2024b chromosome 3, fPemKlu1.hap1, whole genome shotgun sequence, one region contains:
- the dpcd gene encoding protein DPCD, with translation MAVQSWIDILKSSKKTALVHDGKRKIHYLFTDGKEMAEEYDLKTDELIARKWRHKSTLGAQGQWQVEVGEPLEVPVTSLDLAVIKENCSNPVFMRKDTKTSFQWRIRNLPYPKDVFSVSVEPSERCIVIKTSNKKYYKKFGIPDLDRSQLPLDSSAHSFTHANNTLIVSYKKPREILTLEQELLKELKKLKGTGDGDVDCKTQ, from the exons ATGGCTGTGCAAAGCTGGATTGATATCCTGAAATCATCAAAGAAAACAGCCTTGGTACATGATG GAAAAAGGAAGATCCACTATCTCTTTACAGATGGAAAAGAAATGGCAGAAGAGTATGACTTGAAAACAGACGAGCTCATTG CACGAAAGTGGCGGCATAAAAGCACACTTGGAGCTCAAGGCCAGTGGCAGGTAGAGGTTGGGGAGCCACTTGAAGTCCCTGTCACTTCTTTGGATTTGGCGGTGATCAAGGAGAACTGCTCCAAT CCTGTGTTCATGCGCAAAGACACAAAGACCAGCTTTCAGTGGAGAATCCGCAACCTTCCCTACCCCAAAGAtgtcttcagtgtttctgtggagCCGTCCGAGAGATGCATTGTCATAAAAACCTCAAACAAAAA GTATTATAAGAAGTTCGGTATTCCTGATCTAGATCGCAGTCAGCTGCCACTGGACAGCTCCGCCCACAGCTTCACTCACGCCAACAATACTTTGATAGTCAGC TACAAGAAACCCAGGGAGATCTTAACCCTTGAGCAGGAGCTACTGAAGGAGCTGAAGAAACTGAAGGGGACCGGTGACGGCGATGTCGACTGCAAAACTCAGTGA